In Chitinophaga nivalis, a single genomic region encodes these proteins:
- the acs gene encoding acetate--CoA ligase has protein sequence MSYPYQIKTIEEYQQAYQQSVIDPEGFWANVADHFYWRRKWDKVLDWNFKDPEIKWFTGGKLNITENCLDRHLGTLGNSPAIIWEPNDPEEHHRIITYRDLYNKVCQFANVLKNHGVKKGDRVCIYMGMIPELAIAVLACARIGAIHSVVFGGFSAQSIADRIQDAQCSLVITCDGAYRGGKDIPLKAVIDDALMTCPSVKKVIVCTRTRTPVSMLKGRDVWWEDEIKQVETLGNPPCPAEEMDAEDMLFILYTSGSTGKPKGVVHTCGGYMVYANYTFVNTFQYQPGEVYFCTADIGWITGHSYIVYGPLSAGATTLMFEGVPTYPDAGRLWEITDKFRVNTLYTAPTAIRSLMSYGLGPVNHKDLSSLKKLGSVGEPINEEAWHWFKDNIGKGRCPIVDTWWQTETGGIMITPIAGVTNEKPGYATLPLPGVQPILVDESGKEVKGNGVNGNLCIKFPWPGMLRTTYGDHERFRKTYFSTYENLYFTGDGCLRDEDGYYRITGRVDDVLNVSGHRIGTAEVENAINMHAGVVESAVVGYPHDIKGQGIYAYVITERLTHDPELTKKDIAQTVSRIIGPIAKPDKIQFVSGLPKTRSGKIMRRILRKIAENDLDNLGDTSTLLDPAVVEEIKRGKI, from the coding sequence ATGTCGTACCCATACCAGATCAAAACTATTGAGGAATATCAACAGGCTTATCAGCAGAGCGTAATCGACCCGGAAGGTTTCTGGGCTAATGTAGCAGACCATTTTTACTGGCGCAGAAAGTGGGACAAAGTACTGGACTGGAATTTTAAGGATCCGGAAATCAAATGGTTCACTGGTGGTAAACTCAATATCACCGAAAACTGTCTCGACAGGCACCTGGGCACACTTGGCAACTCTCCTGCCATCATCTGGGAACCCAACGACCCGGAAGAACATCATCGCATCATCACCTACCGCGATTTATACAATAAAGTATGTCAGTTTGCCAACGTACTGAAGAACCACGGCGTTAAGAAAGGCGACCGGGTATGCATCTACATGGGTATGATCCCGGAACTGGCGATCGCCGTACTGGCCTGCGCCCGCATCGGCGCCATCCACTCCGTAGTATTCGGCGGATTCAGCGCACAATCTATTGCAGACAGAATCCAGGATGCGCAGTGCAGCCTGGTAATCACTTGCGACGGCGCCTATCGCGGCGGTAAGGATATTCCTTTAAAAGCTGTGATAGACGACGCATTGATGACCTGCCCGTCTGTAAAAAAAGTAATCGTATGCACCCGCACCCGCACACCGGTAAGTATGCTGAAAGGCAGAGACGTATGGTGGGAAGATGAAATCAAACAGGTGGAAACCCTGGGTAATCCTCCCTGCCCTGCAGAAGAAATGGATGCGGAAGATATGCTCTTCATCCTTTACACCTCCGGCTCCACCGGCAAACCCAAAGGCGTGGTACATACCTGCGGCGGATACATGGTATACGCCAACTATACCTTTGTCAATACCTTCCAGTACCAGCCCGGCGAAGTATACTTCTGTACTGCCGACATAGGCTGGATTACCGGTCACAGTTACATTGTATACGGCCCGCTCAGCGCAGGCGCTACTACCCTGATGTTTGAAGGGGTACCTACCTATCCGGATGCCGGCAGACTGTGGGAAATCACCGATAAATTCCGGGTAAATACCCTCTATACCGCGCCAACGGCTATACGTAGCCTGATGAGCTATGGCCTGGGTCCCGTAAATCATAAAGACCTCAGCTCCCTGAAAAAACTGGGCAGCGTAGGCGAACCAATCAATGAGGAAGCATGGCACTGGTTTAAAGATAATATCGGAAAAGGCAGATGCCCGATTGTAGACACCTGGTGGCAAACAGAAACCGGTGGTATCATGATTACACCGATTGCCGGTGTGACCAATGAAAAACCTGGTTATGCCACCCTCCCTTTACCAGGCGTACAACCGATTCTGGTAGATGAAAGCGGAAAAGAAGTAAAAGGCAATGGCGTAAACGGTAATCTGTGTATCAAATTCCCATGGCCAGGTATGTTACGTACCACCTATGGCGATCATGAACGCTTCCGCAAAACCTATTTCTCTACCTACGAAAATCTTTACTTCACCGGCGACGGCTGTCTGAGAGATGAAGATGGTTATTACCGCATCACCGGCCGTGTGGACGATGTACTCAACGTAAGCGGCCACCGTATTGGTACTGCAGAAGTAGAAAATGCCATCAACATGCACGCAGGTGTTGTGGAAAGTGCTGTGGTAGGTTATCCGCACGATATTAAAGGCCAGGGCATCTACGCCTATGTGATCACCGAAAGGTTAACACATGATCCGGAACTGACCAAAAAGGATATTGCCCAAACGGTATCCCGTATCATTGGCCCTATCGCCAAACCGGATAAGATTCAGTTTGTAAGCGGCCTGCCCAAAACCCGTTCCGGTAAAATCATGCGTCGTATCCTGCGCAAAATTGCAGAAAACGACCTGGATAATTTAGGTGATACCAGTACGTTGCTTGATCCTGCTGTTGTAGAGGAAATCAAACGCGGAAAAATATAA
- a CDS encoding M16 family metallopeptidase: MLKRVVLVFLLATSLYTAGAQGKYQWKDAASGGYTYRYVTNDPMKARFYTLKNGLTVILSVNNKEPRIQTLIGTRAGSDNDPKDHTGLAHYLEHLLFKGTQQYGSLDWAKEKPLLVQIENLYDKYNQTTDPAARKGVYRQIDSISGVAAKYAIANEYDKMMSAMGAQGTNAHTWVEETVYEEDIPSNAIDKYLTVQAERFKDPVFRLFHTELEAVYEEKNRGLDNDGRKVYEVLLASLFPTHNYGQQSTIGTVEHLKNPNLKVIRQFYNEYYVPNNMAIVMAGDFDPDYVIKTLDQKFSYMKAKPVKEYKPAPEAPIKAPIVKEVFGPDAESVDIAFRMPGALDVKSTVLLGVLSDILQNGKAGLLDLNINKQQKTLNASAGTLNWKDYSFLSLSGKAKQGQTLEEVKTLLLGQLDILKKGEFDETLVKAIVNNAKLSQLQGLENNNNRASSIMDAFIKSKGQNWQHDVAFVDAMSNVTKQQIVDFANKYLNDNYVLVYKRKGEDKNIAKVEKPTITPIEVNREAQSTFLQQVNALPATPVKPQWLDYEKDIQKVPVGNTELMYVQNKDNGLFRLYYRFDVGNWNNKKLALAAQYLQFLRTDKYTSEEISKAFYNIACNFSVSAGSENTTITISGLQENFDKAVTLFEHVIANCQPDEAALAALKGRIQKSRTDSKLNKTAIMKGVVSYAMYGAKNPFNNQLSQAELDGLTAAELTNILHELPSYKHSIIYYGPQPLADAAADIKKLHTLPASFKPAPVAAVFPKDNQDKNQVYFADYDMVQTEINWLRNTTAYDPAKTGIISLFNNYFGGGMGSIVFQTIRESKALAYSTYAIYSSPDKKGERYSEVAYVGSQADKMNDAISGMNELLNDIPRSDKLLQTAKEGMKQDIETERITNDGIIFSYLAAQRLGLNTDIRKQVYESIDKMNFDDVKKFHDENIAHKPYTYCIVASEKKISLDELKKYGAVKKLSMEEIFGY; this comes from the coding sequence ATGCTCAAAAGAGTCGTATTAGTATTTTTGTTAGCTACCTCGCTGTATACAGCCGGAGCACAGGGCAAATACCAATGGAAAGACGCTGCTTCTGGGGGATATACCTACAGGTATGTTACCAATGATCCTATGAAGGCACGTTTCTACACCCTGAAGAACGGATTGACCGTTATTCTAAGCGTTAACAACAAAGAACCCCGTATCCAGACATTGATCGGTACCCGTGCCGGGAGCGACAATGACCCTAAAGACCACACTGGCCTGGCACACTACCTGGAGCACCTGTTATTTAAAGGTACCCAGCAATATGGTTCACTGGATTGGGCAAAAGAAAAACCACTCCTGGTACAGATAGAAAATCTGTATGACAAGTATAACCAAACCACCGATCCGGCCGCCCGTAAAGGCGTATACCGGCAGATAGACAGTATTTCCGGTGTGGCCGCCAAATATGCCATTGCCAACGAATACGATAAAATGATGTCGGCAATGGGCGCTCAGGGCACCAACGCACATACCTGGGTGGAAGAAACGGTGTACGAAGAAGATATTCCTTCCAATGCCATCGATAAATACCTGACCGTTCAGGCAGAAAGATTCAAAGACCCCGTATTCCGCCTGTTCCACACAGAACTGGAAGCGGTATACGAAGAAAAAAACCGGGGACTGGACAACGACGGCCGCAAAGTATATGAAGTACTGCTGGCTTCTTTATTCCCTACCCACAATTACGGACAACAGTCTACCATTGGTACTGTGGAACACCTGAAAAATCCAAACCTCAAGGTGATCCGCCAGTTCTACAATGAATATTATGTACCCAATAATATGGCGATCGTGATGGCGGGTGACTTTGATCCGGATTATGTGATCAAAACCCTCGATCAGAAATTCAGCTATATGAAAGCTAAACCGGTTAAAGAATACAAACCGGCACCGGAAGCTCCGATCAAGGCGCCTATCGTGAAAGAAGTATTCGGTCCGGATGCAGAAAGCGTAGATATTGCTTTCAGAATGCCCGGTGCCTTAGATGTAAAATCCACCGTACTGCTGGGGGTATTGTCTGATATCCTGCAAAATGGAAAAGCAGGCCTGCTGGATCTGAACATCAACAAACAACAGAAAACACTGAATGCCAGCGCTGGTACCCTGAACTGGAAAGACTACTCCTTCCTGAGCCTCAGCGGAAAGGCCAAACAAGGCCAGACCCTGGAAGAAGTGAAAACGCTGTTGCTGGGTCAACTGGATATCCTGAAAAAAGGAGAGTTTGACGAAACCCTGGTGAAAGCCATTGTGAATAACGCCAAACTGTCTCAGTTACAGGGCCTGGAAAATAATAACAACCGCGCTTCCTCCATCATGGATGCTTTCATTAAAAGCAAAGGCCAGAACTGGCAGCATGATGTAGCTTTCGTGGATGCCATGAGCAACGTTACCAAACAGCAGATCGTTGATTTCGCCAATAAATACCTCAACGATAACTATGTGTTGGTATACAAACGTAAAGGCGAAGACAAGAATATCGCAAAGGTGGAAAAGCCCACTATTACACCCATAGAGGTGAACCGCGAAGCACAGTCTACTTTCCTGCAGCAGGTAAATGCCCTGCCGGCTACACCGGTAAAACCACAGTGGCTGGACTACGAAAAGGATATACAGAAAGTACCTGTTGGTAATACTGAATTAATGTATGTGCAGAATAAAGACAATGGTTTATTCCGCCTGTACTACCGTTTCGACGTAGGTAACTGGAATAACAAAAAACTGGCGCTTGCTGCCCAGTATCTGCAGTTCCTCCGCACGGACAAATACACTTCCGAAGAAATCAGCAAGGCGTTCTATAATATTGCCTGCAACTTCAGCGTGTCTGCCGGCAGCGAAAATACCACCATTACTATCAGTGGCTTGCAGGAAAACTTCGACAAAGCAGTAACCCTGTTTGAGCATGTAATAGCCAACTGTCAGCCGGATGAAGCAGCGCTGGCGGCATTAAAAGGCCGGATACAGAAATCCCGGACAGATAGTAAGCTCAATAAAACGGCTATCATGAAAGGAGTGGTAAGCTATGCCATGTATGGCGCCAAAAATCCTTTCAATAACCAATTGAGCCAGGCCGAACTGGATGGACTGACCGCTGCAGAGCTGACTAATATCCTGCACGAGTTACCATCCTATAAACACAGTATCATTTATTACGGCCCTCAGCCGCTGGCTGATGCAGCTGCAGATATCAAAAAACTGCATACCCTGCCGGCAAGCTTTAAACCAGCCCCGGTAGCCGCTGTATTCCCCAAAGATAACCAGGATAAAAACCAGGTATACTTTGCAGATTATGATATGGTACAAACAGAGATCAACTGGTTGAGAAATACAACGGCCTATGATCCGGCAAAAACCGGCATTATAAGCCTGTTCAATAACTACTTCGGTGGTGGTATGGGCTCCATTGTATTCCAGACCATCCGGGAATCCAAAGCGCTGGCATATTCTACCTACGCTATTTATTCTTCCCCGGATAAAAAAGGCGAGCGTTATTCTGAAGTGGCTTATGTAGGTAGTCAGGCAGATAAAATGAATGATGCTATCTCCGGTATGAATGAGTTGTTGAATGACATTCCCCGTTCTGATAAATTACTGCAGACTGCCAAAGAAGGCATGAAACAGGATATTGAAACAGAACGTATCACCAACGACGGTATCATTTTCAGCTACCTGGCTGCACAAAGACTGGGACTGAATACAGATATCCGTAAACAGGTGTATGAGTCTATTGACAAGATGAATTTTGACGATGTGAAAAAATTCCATGATGAGAATATTGCTCATAAGCCTTATACCTACTGTATTGTGGCTTCTGAAAAGAAAATCAGCCTGGATGAACTGAAAAAATACGGAGCTGTGAAAAAACTCTCTATGGAAGAAATCTTCGGATACTAA
- a CDS encoding alpha/beta hydrolase, protein MSLLLLINFIAAFHAWKFTHFYDDGGRKNKLPEQMSVSEKVQMILFGVRIAKSATTTHPTVPYETVILHTSDHLRLEGWWIPVRKPLGTVILFHGYNGNKGTLFPEADRFRALGYNTFLVDFRAHGNSEGLTCTIGYREAEDVKLAWDYVQHKSKQPVVLWGVSMGAAAIMKAIPEYQLTPQKIILQCPFATLTDAVKSRMRAVHIPPVPLSQLLTFWGGLELGFRGAAFKPMAYARQLHMPVLYFYGKEDIRVTAQETQAVFSNLASKQKKLHIFPHAGHQSFCGKDAPVWMREVTTFLQ, encoded by the coding sequence TTGTCCCTACTGCTACTGATCAACTTTATAGCGGCATTTCATGCCTGGAAATTCACCCATTTTTATGATGACGGCGGGCGGAAAAACAAGTTGCCCGAACAAATGAGTGTCAGTGAAAAAGTACAAATGATCCTCTTTGGTGTACGCATCGCCAAATCTGCCACTACTACCCATCCAACCGTTCCATACGAAACCGTTATCCTGCACACTTCCGATCACCTGCGACTCGAAGGCTGGTGGATACCTGTACGCAAACCCTTGGGGACCGTCATTCTCTTTCATGGCTACAATGGTAACAAAGGCACCCTTTTCCCGGAGGCAGACCGTTTCCGGGCCCTTGGCTACAACACTTTCCTGGTGGATTTCAGGGCGCATGGCAACAGCGAAGGCCTCACCTGCACCATTGGCTACCGGGAAGCGGAAGATGTAAAACTCGCCTGGGATTATGTACAACATAAAAGCAAACAACCGGTGGTATTATGGGGCGTAAGTATGGGTGCAGCCGCTATCATGAAAGCGATACCGGAATATCAGCTCACACCACAGAAAATAATCCTGCAGTGTCCTTTTGCGACGCTCACCGATGCCGTAAAAAGCAGGATGCGCGCGGTACACATACCACCTGTACCCTTATCTCAGCTGCTCACTTTCTGGGGCGGACTGGAACTGGGTTTCCGGGGAGCAGCATTTAAACCAATGGCATATGCCCGGCAGCTGCATATGCCGGTATTATATTTTTATGGGAAAGAAGATATACGGGTAACCGCGCAGGAAACGCAGGCGGTATTCAGCAATCTGGCCAGCAAGCAAAAGAAGCTGCATATATTCCCACATGCCGGACACCAGTCATTTTGTGGCAAGGATGCCCCTGTGTGGATGCGGGAGGTGACCACCTTCCTGCAATAA
- a CDS encoding L,D-transpeptidase family protein has product MRRYRHYWYAALLLVLPLAGFVSNNDLYNVRLTTANIDPDKIFLLIDKSDYRLYLYEDATLRKIYKVVFGNRDQTDKVSEGDRRTPEGTFHILSKRVDKSWSRFMLLDYPNDISWQKFHERQSAGTLSANATIGGGIGIHGVEYDSGIRDNYVESRINWTLGCISMKNADVNELYEIIKVGTPVVIRR; this is encoded by the coding sequence ATGAGAAGATACCGACACTATTGGTATGCAGCCCTGTTATTGGTGCTGCCGTTAGCTGGTTTTGTCAGCAACAATGATTTGTATAATGTAAGGTTAACGACTGCCAACATTGATCCGGATAAAATTTTTCTACTGATAGACAAGAGTGACTACCGTTTATATTTATATGAAGATGCCACATTGCGGAAAATCTACAAGGTAGTATTCGGCAACCGCGATCAGACAGATAAAGTGTCGGAAGGCGACCGCAGAACACCAGAAGGTACCTTTCATATTTTAAGCAAAAGAGTAGATAAAAGCTGGAGCCGGTTTATGTTGCTCGACTATCCCAATGACATATCCTGGCAGAAGTTTCATGAACGCCAGTCAGCCGGTACCTTGTCGGCCAACGCCACTATTGGCGGCGGTATTGGCATTCATGGGGTAGAATATGATTCCGGTATCCGGGATAACTATGTGGAAAGCCGCATTAACTGGACCCTGGGTTGCATCAGCATGAAAAATGCGGATGTGAACGAGTTGTATGAAATTATAAAAGTGGGTACGCCCGTTGTAATACGCCGGTAA
- a CDS encoding PorT family protein, with protein sequence MKHKILLILLLVLCGGWVHAQNAGITPSASATPPPPDTIQIKGLIIIKGKNEKGRNSYKFYRDTVYARNKLKKNLQTKWFVFDLGFNNYIDRSDYYGAGFMNFYPNHTTYFNGALAMQSKVYDGYSASSLASFAPRAASAPLTPSEFKLITGKSINFNIWLFQQRLNITKHKLNLLYALGLEMNNYRYARNITYQPGYPTQIVRDTVEFSKNKLFAEYISIPVMLNFNSNPARPGRAFQVSFGVSGGYLLKSRTKQISEERGKVRKTDDFNLNKWRFGLTSELGYGPVKLYANFALTPLHDYGLQQYPFSIGLRLNGF encoded by the coding sequence ATGAAGCATAAAATTTTACTCATTTTGTTATTGGTATTGTGTGGTGGGTGGGTACATGCGCAAAATGCAGGTATTACCCCATCTGCTTCGGCCACACCTCCGCCGCCGGATACCATTCAGATCAAAGGTCTGATCATCATAAAAGGCAAAAACGAAAAAGGCCGTAACAGCTATAAGTTTTACCGGGATACCGTTTACGCCCGCAACAAACTCAAGAAAAACCTGCAAACCAAATGGTTCGTTTTCGACCTGGGATTCAATAACTATATTGACCGCAGCGACTACTATGGCGCCGGTTTCATGAATTTCTATCCCAACCATACCACGTATTTCAATGGCGCATTGGCCATGCAATCCAAGGTATACGACGGCTATTCTGCCAGTAGCCTGGCTTCTTTCGCACCACGGGCTGCCAGCGCGCCGCTTACGCCGTCTGAGTTTAAACTGATTACCGGGAAATCCATCAATTTTAATATCTGGCTGTTTCAACAGCGACTTAATATAACAAAACACAAACTTAACTTGTTATATGCTTTGGGACTGGAGATGAATAACTACAGATATGCTAGAAATATCACCTATCAACCAGGGTATCCGACACAGATCGTACGAGACACAGTAGAATTTTCAAAGAACAAGCTTTTTGCCGAATACATTTCAATACCGGTAATGCTAAACTTTAATTCTAATCCTGCCCGCCCGGGTCGCGCGTTTCAGGTAAGCTTTGGTGTCTCTGGTGGTTATCTGCTCAAGTCCAGAACCAAACAAATAAGTGAAGAAAGAGGTAAAGTCAGAAAAACAGACGATTTTAATCTGAACAAGTGGCGCTTCGGGCTCACCAGCGAATTAGGTTACGGACCTGTTAAGTTGTATGCAAATTTTGCCCTGACACCGCTGCATGATTATGGATTGCAACAATATCCCTTCTCAATCGGATTACGCCTGAATGGATTCTGA